In Prosthecodimorpha staleyi, the following are encoded in one genomic region:
- a CDS encoding acetyl-CoA acetyltransferase: MSRAAIVGWAHSPFGKLEDPDVESLIGRVAADALVHAGVTPADVDAITVGVYNNGFARQGFEAALVAMNVPELAYTPATHLENACATGSAALYSALDFVESGRGRIALVIGAEKMTATPTAEVGDILLTACYRKEEAEVDAGFAGIFGRIAQHYFQRHGDRSEELAMIAAKNHRHGLANPLAHMRKDFGFDFCNTVSDKNPRVAGPLRRTDCSLVSDGAAALVIADEETAMSLARAVGFRARRQVNDFLPLSRRDPIAFEGARRAWTKAREDAGISIDDLDLVETHDCFTVAEMIEYEAMGLAAPGEGWRVAREGQTSRGGRLPVNLSGGLKSRGHPIGATGVSQHVMAAMQLMGEAGEMQLDGAALAGVFNMGGAAVANYVSILERLK; the protein is encoded by the coding sequence ATGAGCCGTGCCGCCATCGTGGGCTGGGCCCACTCCCCCTTCGGCAAGCTGGAAGATCCGGATGTCGAGAGCCTGATCGGCCGCGTCGCCGCCGATGCGCTGGTCCATGCCGGCGTCACCCCGGCCGATGTCGATGCGATCACGGTCGGCGTCTACAACAACGGCTTCGCCCGCCAGGGCTTCGAAGCCGCGTTGGTGGCGATGAACGTGCCGGAGCTGGCCTATACGCCCGCGACGCATCTGGAGAATGCCTGCGCGACCGGCTCGGCCGCGCTCTATTCGGCGCTCGATTTCGTCGAGAGCGGCCGCGGCCGGATCGCCCTGGTCATCGGTGCCGAGAAGATGACCGCCACCCCGACCGCGGAGGTCGGCGACATCCTGCTGACCGCCTGCTACCGCAAGGAGGAGGCTGAGGTCGACGCCGGCTTCGCCGGCATCTTCGGGCGCATCGCGCAGCACTATTTCCAGCGTCACGGCGATCGCTCCGAGGAACTCGCCATGATCGCGGCCAAGAACCACCGCCATGGCCTGGCCAATCCGCTCGCCCATATGCGCAAGGATTTCGGCTTCGACTTCTGCAACACCGTGTCCGACAAGAACCCGCGCGTCGCCGGCCCGCTGCGCCGGACGGACTGCTCGCTGGTCTCCGACGGCGCCGCAGCCCTGGTGATCGCCGACGAGGAGACCGCGATGAGCCTCGCCCGCGCGGTCGGCTTCCGGGCGCGCCGGCAGGTCAACGACTTCCTGCCGCTGTCGCGCCGCGATCCGATCGCCTTCGAGGGCGCCCGCCGCGCCTGGACCAAGGCGCGCGAGGATGCCGGAATCTCGATCGACGATCTCGATCTGGTCGAGACCCATGACTGCTTCACCGTCGCCGAGATGATCGAATACGAGGCGATGGGCCTCGCCGCGCCCGGCGAGGGCTGGCGCGTGGCCCGCGAGGGCCAGACCAGCCGCGGCGGCCGGCTGCCGGTCAATCTCTCCGGCGGCCTCAAGTCGCGCGGCCATCCGATCGGCGCGACCGGCGTCTCGCAGCACGTCATGGCGGCGATGCAGCTGATGGGCGAGGCCGGCGAGATGCAGCTCGACGGCGCGGCGCTGGCCGGCGTCTTCAATATGGGCGGCGCGGCGGTCGCCAACTATGTGTCGATCCTCGAACGGCTGAAGTGA
- a CDS encoding aliphatic sulfonate ABC transporter substrate-binding protein, whose product MTLTRRALLGVALALGLATAGPAAAADAPKEIRIDWATYNPVSLILKDKKILEQEFEKDGIAIRWVQSAGSNKALEFLNAGSLDFGSTAGAAALLARINGNPVKSIYVYSRPEWTALVARADSTIAKPADLKGKAVAVTRGTDPHIFLVRALAEAGLTEKDVKLVLLQHADGKLALLRGDVDAWAGLDPIMASAEVEAGAKLFFRKPEANTWGILNTREDFAQAHPQIVARVLAAYEKARAIALADKATLTASLVAATKLPDAVIAKQLERTELTHSRIGAPQRDSILAAGLALQEAGVIKADVDVKKVVADLIDERFGQFGQ is encoded by the coding sequence ATGACCCTCACCCGCCGCGCCCTTCTCGGCGTCGCCCTGGCCCTCGGCCTCGCCACCGCCGGCCCGGCCGCCGCGGCCGATGCGCCGAAGGAGATCCGGATCGACTGGGCGACCTACAACCCGGTCTCGCTGATCCTCAAGGACAAGAAGATCCTGGAGCAGGAATTCGAGAAGGACGGCATCGCGATCCGCTGGGTGCAGTCGGCCGGATCCAACAAGGCGCTGGAATTCCTCAATGCCGGCTCGCTCGATTTCGGCTCGACCGCCGGCGCCGCCGCGCTCCTGGCCCGGATCAACGGCAATCCGGTGAAATCCATCTACGTCTATTCGCGCCCGGAATGGACCGCCCTGGTCGCCCGCGCCGACAGCACGATCGCCAAGCCGGCCGACCTCAAGGGCAAGGCCGTCGCCGTCACCCGCGGCACCGACCCGCACATCTTCCTGGTCCGCGCGCTCGCCGAAGCCGGCCTGACCGAGAAGGACGTGAAGCTCGTCCTGCTGCAGCATGCCGACGGCAAGCTGGCGCTGCTGCGCGGCGATGTCGACGCCTGGGCGGGCCTCGACCCGATCATGGCCTCCGCGGAGGTCGAAGCCGGCGCGAAGCTGTTCTTCCGCAAGCCGGAAGCCAACACCTGGGGCATCCTCAACACCCGCGAGGACTTCGCCCAGGCCCATCCGCAGATCGTCGCCCGCGTGCTCGCGGCCTATGAGAAGGCGCGCGCCATCGCACTCGCCGACAAGGCGACCCTGACCGCCAGCCTGGTGGCCGCCACCAAGCTGCCCGACGCAGTGATCGCCAAACAGCTGGAGCGTACGGAACTGACCCATTCGCGCATCGGCGCGCCGCAGCGCGACTCGATCCTCGCCGCGGGGCTTGCCCTTCAGGAGGCGGGCGTCATAAAGGCCGATGTGGATGTGAAGAAGGTCGTCGCCGACCTGATCGACGAACGCTTCGGCCAGTTCGGTCAGTAA
- a CDS encoding ABC transporter ATP-binding protein — protein sequence MLTIDGVGRVYPNGTRALERIGLTLEAGEILAVVGGSGCGKSTLLRLVSGLDRASEGRILVDGAAIAEPHPAVGIIFQEPRLLPWLDVADNVGFGIVHLPRAEREARIAAVLAKVGLADYARRWPRELSGGQAQRVAIARALVARPSVLLLDEPFSALDAFTRADLQDHLLDLWAESRPTMVLVTHDIEEALVLADRIVVMQPKPGRIAAETRVALPRPRDRLAPEFEEAKRRILRSLDDTLSTRPRGEEIAPAAAI from the coding sequence ATGCTGACCATCGACGGCGTCGGCCGGGTCTATCCCAACGGCACGCGCGCACTGGAGCGGATCGGGCTGACCCTGGAGGCTGGCGAGATTCTGGCCGTGGTCGGCGGCTCGGGCTGCGGCAAGAGCACGCTGCTGCGCCTCGTCTCCGGGCTCGACCGGGCGAGCGAAGGCCGCATTCTGGTCGACGGCGCGGCGATCGCCGAGCCGCATCCTGCCGTCGGCATCATCTTCCAGGAGCCGCGCCTGCTGCCCTGGCTCGATGTCGCCGACAATGTCGGCTTCGGCATCGTCCATCTGCCGCGTGCCGAGCGCGAGGCCCGGATCGCCGCCGTGCTGGCCAAGGTCGGCCTCGCCGACTACGCCCGGCGCTGGCCGCGCGAACTGTCCGGCGGCCAGGCGCAGCGCGTCGCCATTGCCCGCGCGCTGGTCGCCCGGCCGAGCGTGCTCCTGCTCGACGAGCCCTTCTCGGCGCTCGACGCCTTCACGCGCGCCGACCTGCAGGACCATCTCCTGGACCTCTGGGCGGAAAGCCGGCCGACCATGGTGCTGGTCACCCACGACATCGAGGAGGCGCTGGTGCTGGCCGACCGGATCGTGGTGATGCAGCCGAAGCCCGGCCGCATCGCCGCGGAGACGCGCGTCGCCCTGCCCCGCCCGCGCGACCGGCTGGCGCCCGAATTCGAAGAGGCCAAGCGGCGCATCCTGCGCTCGCTCGACGACACCCTGTCGACGCGCCCGCGCGGCGAGGAGATCGCGCCGGCCGCCGCCATTTGA
- a CDS encoding ABC transporter permease, with the protein MSAVETTVAPASDGGPRLIPAPRFVIGLILPILLAIGWEAAVRFGFATGRLMPPPSRVFATLWELAASGELSRHVAVTSLRVAAGFGLGVAAGTLAGAIAGYSTLVRRLIDPTLQGLRSIPSIAWVPLFILWLGIFEESKVALIAVGVFFPVYLGVMGAILSVDRKIVEVGRVFRLTGPALVRRILLPAILPAYVLALRSGLGLGWMFVVAAEFMGASEGLGYLLVDGQQLGKPDQIVAAILCFAILGKITDGLVAAGSAPFLRWQDNFRRED; encoded by the coding sequence ATGAGTGCGGTGGAGACCACGGTGGCGCCGGCGAGCGACGGCGGACCGCGCCTCATACCGGCGCCACGCTTCGTGATCGGCTTGATCCTGCCGATCCTGCTCGCCATCGGCTGGGAGGCCGCGGTCCGGTTCGGCTTCGCCACCGGCCGGCTGATGCCGCCGCCGTCGCGCGTCTTCGCCACGCTCTGGGAATTGGCCGCCTCCGGCGAACTCTCCCGCCACGTCGCCGTGACCAGCCTGCGGGTTGCGGCCGGCTTCGGCCTCGGCGTGGCGGCGGGCACGCTCGCCGGCGCGATCGCGGGCTATTCGACGCTGGTGCGCCGGCTGATCGACCCGACGCTGCAGGGCCTGCGCTCGATCCCGTCGATCGCCTGGGTGCCGCTGTTCATCCTCTGGCTCGGCATCTTCGAGGAATCCAAGGTCGCGCTGATCGCGGTCGGCGTGTTCTTCCCCGTCTATCTCGGCGTGATGGGCGCGATCCTGTCGGTCGACCGCAAGATCGTCGAGGTCGGGCGCGTGTTCCGCCTCACCGGGCCGGCGCTGGTCCGGCGCATCCTGCTGCCCGCGATCCTGCCCGCCTATGTGCTGGCGCTGCGCTCGGGCCTCGGCCTCGGCTGGATGTTCGTCGTGGCGGCCGAATTCATGGGCGCCTCGGAGGGGCTCGGCTATCTCCTGGTCGATGGCCAGCAGCTCGGCAAGCCGGACCAGATCGTCGCCGCCATCCTGTGCTTCGCCATTCTCGGCAAGATCACCGACGGCCTGGTCGCCGCCGGCTCCGCCCCCTTCCTGCGCTGGCAGGACAATTTCCGCCGGGAGGACTGA
- a CDS encoding ABC transporter substrate-binding protein: MKFALAFSAVAALGAALLGPAAPVSAQETKVAIGFSGWTGFAPLTLAKEAGIFKKNGLDVTLTKIPQKDRHLALASGAIQCAATTVETWIVWNAAGVAAKQIFQLDKSYGADGMVVRNAIGSIKELKGKTVAASAPGTAPYFTLAWFLKKNGLSVKDVTVVNLEPGPAAQAFLAGQNDAAMTYEPYLSSVRGKPDAGKIIATTLDYPMIMDTFGCTPKFLDDNQKVAKALADSYFEAVAMIEKEPAKSYEIMGADVKQTGDQFASSAKYLRWQDKAANQKFFSGDILTFSEEAANLLLEVGIIKSKPDIKTIIDTRFIQ; this comes from the coding sequence ATGAAATTCGCGCTCGCCTTCTCGGCCGTCGCCGCTCTCGGCGCCGCCCTTCTCGGTCCCGCCGCACCCGTTTCCGCCCAGGAGACCAAGGTGGCGATCGGCTTCAGCGGCTGGACCGGCTTCGCGCCGCTGACGCTGGCCAAGGAGGCCGGCATCTTCAAGAAGAACGGCCTCGATGTCACGCTGACCAAGATCCCGCAGAAGGACCGCCATCTGGCGCTCGCCTCCGGGGCGATCCAGTGCGCCGCCACCACGGTCGAGACCTGGATCGTGTGGAACGCCGCCGGCGTCGCCGCCAAGCAGATCTTCCAGCTCGACAAGTCCTACGGCGCCGACGGCATGGTCGTGCGCAATGCGATCGGCTCGATCAAGGAGCTCAAGGGCAAGACCGTCGCCGCGTCCGCCCCCGGCACCGCGCCCTATTTCACGCTGGCCTGGTTCCTCAAGAAGAACGGCCTCAGTGTAAAAGACGTGACCGTCGTCAATCTCGAGCCTGGCCCGGCCGCGCAGGCCTTCCTGGCCGGCCAGAACGATGCCGCGATGACCTACGAGCCCTATCTCTCCAGTGTCCGCGGCAAGCCCGACGCCGGCAAGATCATCGCCACCACGCTCGACTATCCGATGATCATGGACACCTTCGGCTGCACGCCGAAATTCCTGGACGACAACCAGAAGGTCGCCAAGGCGCTGGCAGACAGCTACTTCGAAGCGGTCGCCATGATCGAGAAGGAGCCGGCCAAGTCCTATGAAATCATGGGCGCGGACGTGAAGCAGACCGGCGACCAGTTCGCCTCGTCTGCCAAATACCTGCGCTGGCAGGACAAGGCCGCCAACCAGAAGTTCTTCTCCGGCGACATCCTGACCTTCTCGGAAGAAGCTGCCAACCTGCTGCTCGAAGTCGGTATCATCAAGTCCAAGCCGGACATCAAGACGATCATCGATACCCGCTTCATCCAGTGA
- a CDS encoding acyl-CoA synthetase, which yields MNLAHILVQNARRFPDRPGFVWADRSWSWAEIEASVSAFAAALAARGIGKGDRILVHSKNCEEMFFSMFATFRLGAVWVPTNFRLMAAEVADLADYAGAKAFLCHGDFPEHAAAVEAHMRPRGLTFTMRLGPGTLGDCAAADEIAAHAGTVVKDAVVEYDDPCWFFFTSGTTGRSKASVLTHGQMAFVITNHLCDLIPGTTEADASLVVAPLSHGAGVHQLVQANRAVPTILLPTERFDIDEAYRLIAKYRVTNLFTVPTILKMLVEHPAVDTHDHSSLRYVIYAGAPMYREDQKTALRKLGKVIVQYFGLGEVTGNITVLPPALHEEEDGPTARIGTCGFERTGMQVSIQDDDGKELEPFETGEICVIGPAVFPGYYDNPDANAKAFRNGWFRTGDLGHMDREGFVYITGRASDMFISGGSNIYPREIEEKLLTHPAIAEVAIVGVPDPLWGEIGYAVCVARPGMSVGEAEIADFLAAKVSKYKMPKRFFFWDALPKSGYGKVPKRMVKDELAARGLMPKAASAHDQAAPKAPETKS from the coding sequence ATGAACCTCGCCCACATCCTGGTCCAGAATGCCCGCCGCTTCCCCGACCGGCCCGGCTTCGTCTGGGCCGACCGCAGCTGGAGCTGGGCCGAGATCGAGGCCAGTGTGTCGGCCTTCGCGGCCGCGCTCGCCGCGCGCGGCATCGGCAAGGGCGATCGCATCCTCGTGCATTCCAAGAATTGCGAGGAGATGTTCTTCTCGATGTTCGCGACCTTCCGGCTCGGCGCCGTCTGGGTGCCGACCAACTTCCGCCTGATGGCCGCCGAGGTCGCCGATCTGGCCGACTATGCCGGCGCCAAGGCCTTCCTGTGCCACGGCGACTTCCCCGAGCATGCCGCCGCCGTCGAGGCCCATATGCGCCCGCGTGGCCTGACCTTCACCATGCGGCTCGGCCCCGGCACGCTCGGCGACTGCGCCGCGGCCGACGAGATCGCCGCCCATGCCGGCACGGTCGTCAAGGACGCGGTCGTCGAGTATGACGATCCCTGCTGGTTCTTCTTCACCTCCGGCACGACGGGCCGCTCCAAGGCCTCGGTGCTGACCCACGGCCAGATGGCCTTCGTCATCACCAACCATCTCTGCGACCTGATCCCCGGCACGACCGAGGCCGACGCCTCGCTGGTCGTCGCCCCGCTCAGCCACGGCGCCGGCGTGCACCAGCTGGTCCAGGCGAACCGCGCCGTACCGACCATCCTGCTGCCGACCGAGCGCTTCGACATCGACGAGGCCTACCGGCTGATCGCGAAGTACCGGGTGACCAACCTCTTCACCGTGCCGACCATCCTCAAGATGCTGGTCGAGCATCCGGCGGTCGACACGCACGACCATTCCTCGCTGCGCTACGTCATCTATGCCGGCGCGCCGATGTATCGCGAGGACCAGAAGACCGCGCTCCGGAAGCTCGGCAAGGTGATCGTGCAGTATTTCGGCCTCGGCGAGGTCACCGGCAACATCACCGTGCTGCCGCCGGCCCTGCACGAGGAGGAGGACGGCCCGACCGCGCGCATCGGCACCTGCGGCTTCGAGCGCACCGGCATGCAGGTCTCGATCCAGGACGACGACGGCAAGGAACTGGAGCCCTTCGAGACCGGCGAGATCTGCGTCATCGGGCCGGCCGTGTTCCCGGGCTACTACGACAATCCGGACGCCAATGCGAAGGCCTTCCGAAACGGCTGGTTCCGCACCGGCGACCTCGGCCACATGGACCGCGAAGGCTTCGTCTACATCACCGGACGGGCCTCCGACATGTTCATCTCGGGCGGCTCGAACATCTATCCGCGCGAGATCGAGGAGAAGCTCCTGACCCATCCGGCCATCGCCGAGGTGGCGATCGTCGGCGTGCCCGATCCGCTCTGGGGCGAAATCGGCTATGCGGTCTGCGTCGCCCGCCCGGGCATGAGCGTCGGCGAGGCCGAGATCGCCGACTTCCTCGCCGCCAAGGTGTCCAAGTACAAGATGCCGAAGCGCTTCTTCTTCTGGGACGCACTGCCGAAATCCGGCTACGGCAAGGTGCCGAAGCGCATGGTCAAGGATGAGCTCGCCGCCCGCGGCCTGATGCCGAAGGCCGCCTCGGCGCATGACCAGGCGGCCCCGAAGGCCCCGGAGACGAAGTCGTGA
- a CDS encoding mismatch-specific DNA-glycosylase, with protein MAVLADVLRPGLKVVFCGTRPGTRSAAAGAYYAGPGNRFWPMLAGLGLVPPDFDPLRFETVWRYGIGLTDLCKTTAGPDASIRAGDFDVAGLVEAIGEAAPARLAFNGKRAAAAALDCPSERLIYGRQTGRIAGAVVHVLPSTSGAARAAWSPAPWAALARDILAADT; from the coding sequence GTGGCGGTGCTCGCCGATGTGCTGCGGCCCGGCCTGAAGGTCGTGTTCTGCGGCACCCGCCCGGGCACGCGATCGGCCGCGGCCGGCGCCTACTATGCCGGCCCGGGCAACCGCTTCTGGCCGATGCTGGCCGGCCTCGGCCTGGTGCCGCCGGATTTCGACCCGCTTCGGTTCGAGACGGTCTGGCGGTACGGCATCGGCCTGACCGACCTCTGCAAGACCACCGCCGGCCCCGATGCCAGTATCCGGGCCGGCGACTTCGACGTGGCGGGCCTCGTCGAGGCCATCGGGGAGGCCGCGCCGGCCCGGCTGGCCTTCAACGGCAAGCGCGCGGCCGCCGCCGCACTCGATTGTCCGTCCGAACGGCTCATCTACGGGCGGCAGACGGGGCGGATCGCCGGCGCCGTCGTGCATGTCCTGCCATCGACCTCCGGAGCGGCACGGGCGGCCTGGTCGCCCGCACCCTGGGCGGCACTGGCGCGCGACATTCTGGCCGCGGACACCTGA
- a CDS encoding DUF296 domain-containing protein — protein MSAPETTPRRIVQPGPAPEPRVLAVDCLGTEIAFTLEPGVNLLEGVRRAVQGAGFSSATVDLEGGAFGPFTYVIPALSETPKHAAFYSEFRRPAGATPLSLGRMTFGTKDGEPWFHCHGFWTVDGTLTGGHVIPQETVVAEPIRARALCLAGAAFVAEHDPETNFQIFGPVSVEPPPTATGTPAIAIRIRPHEDVATTFETLAGARGWARARIRGGVASTIGARFEGGGRVDNFATEVFVVDGQVAPGPDGRPVAAIDVALIDYTGALAEGRYVRGDNPVLMTFEAVLEKL, from the coding sequence GTGAGCGCACCGGAGACCACGCCCCGCCGCATCGTCCAGCCCGGCCCGGCTCCGGAGCCGCGCGTGCTGGCCGTCGATTGCCTCGGCACCGAGATCGCCTTCACGCTGGAGCCCGGCGTCAACCTGCTCGAGGGCGTGCGCCGCGCCGTCCAGGGCGCCGGCTTCTCAAGTGCCACGGTCGACCTGGAGGGCGGCGCCTTCGGGCCGTTCACCTATGTCATCCCGGCCCTGTCCGAGACGCCGAAGCACGCCGCCTTCTATTCCGAGTTCCGCCGGCCGGCCGGTGCGACGCCGCTGTCGCTCGGCCGGATGACCTTCGGGACCAAGGACGGCGAGCCCTGGTTCCATTGCCACGGCTTCTGGACGGTCGACGGCACGCTGACCGGCGGCCATGTCATCCCGCAGGAGACCGTGGTCGCCGAACCGATCCGGGCGCGCGCGCTCTGCCTTGCCGGTGCCGCCTTCGTCGCCGAGCACGATCCGGAGACCAATTTCCAGATCTTCGGCCCGGTTTCGGTCGAACCGCCGCCCACGGCGACGGGGACGCCCGCGATCGCGATCCGCATCCGTCCGCACGAGGATGTCGCAACGACCTTCGAGACCCTCGCCGGCGCGCGCGGCTGGGCGCGGGCACGCATCCGCGGCGGCGTCGCCTCCACGATCGGCGCTCGCTTCGAGGGCGGCGGCCGGGTCGACAACTTCGCCACGGAAGTCTTCGTGGTCGATGGCCAGGTCGCGCCGGGTCCGGATGGACGACCGGTGGCGGCGATCGATGTGGCACTGATCGACTATACCGGCGCACTCGCCGAAGGACGCTATGTCCGCGGCGACAACCCGGTCCTGATGACCTTCGAGGCGGTGCTCGAAAAGCTCTGA
- a CDS encoding OsmC family protein has translation MDANELRAMQAPIKDRYKSEPGDARITLKARGSVDDQHLACKVETGRALAIAGLHPATGGSGQELCSGDMLLEALVACAGVTLKAVATALEIPLRSAQVVAEGDLDFRGTLGVAKDAPVGFEAIRLTFEVDTDAPQEKIDTLLKLTERYCVVFQTLNKRPELSAGIVNAANG, from the coding sequence ATGGACGCCAACGAACTGAGGGCCATGCAGGCCCCGATCAAGGACCGCTACAAGTCCGAGCCGGGCGATGCCCGCATCACCCTGAAGGCGCGGGGCTCGGTCGACGACCAGCATCTCGCCTGCAAGGTCGAGACCGGCCGCGCGCTGGCCATCGCCGGACTGCATCCGGCGACCGGCGGCTCCGGCCAGGAGCTGTGCTCCGGCGACATGCTCCTGGAGGCGCTGGTCGCCTGCGCCGGCGTGACGCTGAAGGCGGTCGCCACCGCGCTCGAAATCCCGCTGCGCTCCGCGCAGGTGGTCGCCGAGGGCGATCTCGATTTCCGCGGCACGCTCGGCGTCGCCAAGGACGCCCCGGTCGGCTTCGAGGCGATCCGGCTCACCTTCGAGGTCGATACCGACGCGCCGCAGGAGAAGATCGACACGCTCCTGAAGCTGACCGAGCGCTATTGCGTCGTGTTCCAGACCCTCAACAAGCGGCCGGAGCTCTCCGCCGGCATCGTCAACGCCGCCAACGGCTGA